One segment of Clostridium ljungdahlii DSM 13528 DNA contains the following:
- the nikB gene encoding nickel ABC transporter permease codes for MRKYIMKRLLHLVPVLFGITFLTFALTYFSPGDPALLMLSATGVTPSPELVQKVREELGLNNPFLFQYLHWLGGVFTGNFGTSYKYSRPVLDLILVALPATFKLAGASLVMMMFIALPLGITSALHKNKALDYIIRIISFFGISMPGFWVGLLLMYIFSIKFKLLPVVGDTGWKSIILPAVTLTIAMASKYTRQLRAAILEEISKDYVIGAKARGVKDSAILFGHVLKSSLLSIVTLLGLSLGSLLGGTAIVETIFSWPGVGKLAVEAIFNRDYPVIQGYVVWMTVIYVLINMIVDISYYFLDPRIRLEKRA; via the coding sequence TTGCGAAAATACATAATGAAAAGGCTATTACATTTAGTACCTGTTTTATTTGGGATTACTTTTTTAACATTTGCACTTACATATTTTTCCCCAGGTGATCCAGCACTCTTGATGCTTAGTGCAACAGGTGTAACCCCTTCTCCAGAACTTGTACAAAAAGTTAGAGAAGAATTAGGACTAAATAATCCTTTTTTATTTCAATACTTACATTGGTTAGGTGGTGTATTTACAGGAAACTTTGGTACTTCCTATAAATACAGCAGACCTGTGTTAGATTTAATATTAGTAGCTCTGCCAGCTACTTTTAAGCTTGCAGGTGCATCACTTGTTATGATGATGTTTATAGCACTGCCTTTGGGTATTACGTCAGCATTACATAAAAACAAGGCATTAGATTATATAATTAGAATTATATCTTTTTTTGGAATATCTATGCCAGGATTTTGGGTTGGATTATTACTTATGTATATATTTTCAATTAAATTTAAACTTTTACCGGTTGTGGGTGACACAGGATGGAAAAGTATTATATTACCTGCAGTTACTTTGACAATTGCAATGGCATCAAAATATACAAGGCAGCTTAGGGCGGCTATACTAGAAGAAATATCCAAGGATTATGTAATTGGAGCTAAAGCTAGAGGAGTTAAAGATAGCGCAATACTATTTGGGCACGTTTTAAAGAGTTCATTATTATCAATTGTAACTTTATTAGGCTTATCTTTAGGATCCTTACTCGGAGGAACAGCTATAGTTGAGACTATTTTTTCCTGGCCTGGAGTTGGAAAGTTAGCTGTAGAAGCTATATTTAACAGAGATTATCCAGTAATACAAGGATATGTTGTATGGATGACGGTTATATATGTATTAATTAATATGATTGTAGACATTTCATATTATTTTCTAGATCCAAGGATTCGTTTGGAAAAGAGGGCTTAA
- a CDS encoding ABC transporter substrate-binding protein, which yields MKFKLKRKLALIFTTVLLCTSFSACTGGNSADKGSSNNPKSITFGFNQFQTNMDPALEYNGWYVSRFGVGETLVKLSPEMKIEPLLADSWKRIDALTWQFHIREGVKFHSGKTVTAEAVKASLERALKLNKRTSEILLVDSITANGQELTLKTKKPHEALLGNIADPLTTIVDTTAAKDTFAKAPVCTGPFKVKSYTPNSTVVVERNKDYWGDKAKVDEATFKYIKDDNTRAMALQSGEIDAATNIPSNNLPLFKDKSKYNIDKISSLRIIMSFENFNNEFLKDPAVRKAIALGVDRDTYGKTLLKGSSVPAVGPFPGSLPFGNKNLTGYKYDKAAAAKLLSDAGYKDTDGDGILEKNGKKLELNLAFYTTRSELPIIAQAMQSNLKEIGISIKLQSYESVDPVLKSKNFDLCLLSVNTAVTGDPQSFLQMYFKTDGSENHGGYSNPEVDALIDKLTTEKNIEARYDVATKVQQKLIDDNAYIFLVSPMLNIVSKNTVSGLKMYPLDYYILDNKVGIK from the coding sequence ATGAAATTTAAATTAAAAAGAAAATTAGCATTAATATTTACAACAGTGTTATTATGTACAAGCTTTTCAGCCTGTACAGGTGGGAATTCTGCTGACAAAGGCAGTAGTAACAATCCCAAAAGTATTACCTTTGGTTTTAATCAGTTTCAAACTAATATGGATCCTGCTCTTGAATATAATGGTTGGTATGTTTCAAGATTTGGTGTAGGAGAGACTTTAGTTAAATTAAGCCCAGAAATGAAAATAGAACCACTTCTTGCTGATTCATGGAAAAGAATCGATGCTTTAACGTGGCAATTTCATATTAGAGAGGGGGTTAAGTTTCATAGTGGTAAAACAGTTACTGCTGAAGCGGTAAAAGCATCTCTTGAAAGAGCATTAAAATTAAATAAAAGAACCAGTGAAATATTGCTTGTTGATAGCATAACTGCAAATGGACAGGAACTTACATTGAAAACTAAAAAACCACATGAAGCACTTTTAGGGAATATTGCAGACCCTCTTACTACAATAGTAGATACTACTGCAGCAAAAGATACCTTTGCTAAAGCTCCAGTGTGTACAGGCCCTTTTAAGGTTAAATCATATACTCCAAATTCAACAGTAGTAGTAGAAAGAAATAAAGATTATTGGGGAGATAAAGCTAAGGTAGATGAAGCAACCTTTAAATATATTAAAGATGATAACACCCGTGCAATGGCATTACAATCTGGTGAAATTGATGCAGCAACTAATATTCCAAGTAACAATTTACCTTTATTTAAAGATAAGTCTAAATATAATATAGACAAAATTTCAAGTTTAAGAATAATTATGTCCTTTGAAAATTTTAATAATGAATTTTTAAAAGATCCAGCAGTGCGCAAAGCTATTGCATTAGGTGTTGATAGAGATACTTATGGTAAAACACTTCTTAAGGGTAGTTCTGTACCTGCAGTTGGACCTTTCCCGGGATCACTACCATTTGGGAATAAGAATCTTACAGGTTATAAATATGATAAGGCAGCAGCAGCTAAGCTTTTAAGCGATGCAGGATATAAAGATACAGATGGGGATGGCATACTAGAAAAAAATGGTAAGAAATTAGAACTGAATTTAGCTTTTTACACAACTCGTTCAGAGCTTCCTATAATTGCACAAGCAATGCAGTCGAACCTTAAAGAAATTGGTATAAGTATTAAATTACAATCCTATGAATCCGTTGATCCAGTTTTAAAAAGCAAGAATTTTGATCTTTGCTTATTAAGTGTAAACACAGCAGTAACAGGAGATCCTCAGTCATTCTTACAGATGTATTTTAAAACTGATGGAAGTGAGAATCATGGCGGATATAGTAATCCAGAAGTTGATGCTCTAATTGATAAATTAACAACAGAGAAAAATATTGAAGCAAGATATGATGTCGCTACAAAGGTACAACAGAAATTAATAGATGACAATGCATATATATTCCTTGTTTCACCAATGCTTAATATAGTCAGCAAAAATACTGTCAGTGGATTAAAAATGTATCCTCTTGACTACTATATTTTAGATAATAAGGTAGGCATAAAATGA
- a CDS encoding class I SAM-dependent methyltransferase, which translates to MSLQENIEMHWTQSSNNYSNIIKDELKSYRPDKWRSLILSQAPDKLVLDILDAGTGPGFFAIILSQAGHRVTGIDSSVGMLEKAQKNSARSGVCPVFTRMDCHKLNFEDNSFDMIVSRNVTWTLHDPMNVYRQWQRILRPGGRLLIFDADWNLHYYDEELKKEVERREKECISIYGSTYSGDDKGKMKLDYDELPLCKIMRPDWDVKVLKELDFKDISFNPDITKDLWDDKEKLLYGASPMFMVAATKK; encoded by the coding sequence ATGTCATTACAGGAAAACATTGAAATGCACTGGACCCAATCTTCTAATAACTATAGCAATATAATAAAGGATGAACTGAAGAGCTATCGTCCGGATAAATGGAGGTCGCTTATTTTAAGTCAGGCGCCTGATAAGCTAGTTCTGGACATACTTGATGCTGGGACAGGCCCTGGTTTTTTTGCCATTATTTTAAGTCAGGCAGGTCATCGTGTCACTGGAATAGACAGCTCTGTAGGAATGTTGGAAAAAGCCCAGAAAAATTCCGCCAGATCAGGTGTTTGCCCTGTATTCACCCGTATGGATTGTCATAAGCTCAACTTTGAAGACAATTCTTTTGATATGATAGTCAGCAGAAATGTTACATGGACGCTGCATGATCCCATGAATGTATATCGACAGTGGCAGAGAATCTTGCGGCCTGGTGGACGTCTTCTGATTTTTGATGCCGACTGGAATCTTCACTATTATGATGAAGAACTAAAAAAAGAAGTAGAACGAAGGGAGAAGGAGTGCATCAGTATTTACGGCTCTACCTACTCTGGCGATGACAAGGGAAAAATGAAACTGGACTATGATGAACTTCCACTTTGCAAAATCATGCGTCCAGATTGGGATGTAAAGGTTCTAAAGGAATTGGACTTCAAGGACATTTCATTTAACCCTGATATTACAAAAGACCTTTGGGATGATAAGGAAAAGCTATTGTATGGAGCATCGCCCATGTTCATGGTGGCTGCGACAAAAAAGTGA
- a CDS encoding succinylglutamate desuccinylase/aspartoacylase family protein has product MQTIKVGNMCAKTGEKVSGYVQVKGTDIELPVTIICGEKEGKTVFISGGGHSADYYIDLHCGDGYEELTPYVYCVGVAAPEVVKAARGMAELVNVPYLVQSPSGSGGSYNYAGSCGIPSILIERGCMGRWSKEEVKLGKEDVRNVLRYLKVLQGEVSKRTYHPMDVGKVICKKAEYTGCWYPTKRVGDNFKKGEILGYIKDYFGNVLETYAAEMDGILLYQVSSLCVIKDGPMVAYGEKINN; this is encoded by the coding sequence ATGCAAACAATAAAAGTAGGAAATATGTGTGCCAAAACTGGAGAAAAAGTATCAGGTTATGTACAAGTAAAGGGAACGGATATAGAACTTCCAGTTACCATTATTTGCGGAGAAAAGGAAGGAAAAACAGTATTCATTTCTGGAGGAGGGCATAGTGCAGATTATTATATTGATCTTCATTGTGGAGATGGGTATGAAGAGCTAACACCCTATGTATATTGTGTAGGAGTAGCTGCTCCAGAAGTCGTTAAAGCAGCAAGAGGTATGGCTGAACTAGTAAATGTCCCTTATTTGGTGCAGTCTCCTTCTGGCAGTGGAGGTTCTTATAATTATGCTGGTTCCTGTGGAATTCCTAGTATTTTGATTGAGAGAGGTTGTATGGGACGGTGGTCGAAAGAAGAAGTGAAACTAGGAAAAGAGGATGTTAGAAATGTGCTGCGATACTTAAAAGTCTTACAGGGGGAGGTTTCTAAAAGAACTTATCATCCTATGGATGTTGGAAAGGTGATTTGTAAAAAGGCTGAATACACAGGCTGCTGGTATCCAACGAAAAGAGTAGGTGATAATTTTAAAAAAGGAGAAATATTAGGTTACATTAAAGATTATTTTGGCAACGTTTTGGAAACCTACGCTGCTGAGATGGACGGAATATTACTCTATCAGGTTAGTAGTTTGTGTGTTATTAAGGATGGCCCTATGGTGGCTTACGGAGAAAAGATAAATAATTGA
- a CDS encoding MATE family efflux transporter produces the protein MNNLKKSTNLTEGIIWKQVLFFALPLIAASIIQQLYNTVDLIFVGNYLGKEAAAAVGASSLIITCLVGFFTGMSVGASVVIANIVGSGKKEKLKDAIHTAIGLSFLGGIVLFIIGYIGVPYFLRWMNVPGEILEPAVSYIRIYFLSLISIITYNMGSGIIRAMGNSKTPMYIQLFGGIVHVLMDALFIVIFENGVNGVAWATLLSQTATAVLILYYLTHLEGEYRLQFRKIRIHKEILLLIFKIGIPSGLQSIVITLSNVFAQYHINSLGVNAIVAFTAYFKVELPIYLPIVAFGQAITTFSGQNMGAGNIERVKKGAKVCILMEIGVTIVSSTLLLIFGRQVFGIFNHDSVVIDYGIRIINTSFPFYWIYVILEVLGDTIRGAGKAAPPMVIILSNICILRIILLFTIMHFYHDVRGVAITYPITWATTALCMTFYYLKGNWTKKVVAFPNK, from the coding sequence ATGAATAATTTGAAAAAGAGTACTAATTTAACAGAGGGCATTATATGGAAACAAGTGTTGTTTTTTGCACTGCCACTGATTGCAGCAAGCATTATTCAACAATTATATAATACAGTGGATTTGATTTTTGTTGGGAATTATCTTGGCAAAGAAGCTGCAGCAGCAGTTGGAGCTAGTTCCTTGATTATTACCTGTTTAGTAGGATTTTTTACGGGGATGTCAGTAGGAGCAAGTGTTGTTATTGCTAATATTGTTGGATCGGGGAAAAAAGAGAAATTAAAAGATGCAATACATACGGCAATAGGATTGAGTTTCCTTGGAGGAATAGTGCTTTTCATTATTGGCTATATTGGTGTGCCATATTTCTTAAGGTGGATGAATGTTCCAGGAGAAATATTGGAACCGGCTGTTTCCTATATAAGAATCTATTTTTTAAGTCTCATTTCAATTATTACCTATAACATGGGTTCTGGTATTATACGTGCCATGGGTAATTCCAAAACACCAATGTATATACAACTTTTTGGTGGGATTGTTCATGTATTAATGGATGCATTGTTTATAGTTATTTTTGAAAATGGCGTTAATGGGGTTGCATGGGCAACGCTTTTATCCCAGACTGCAACTGCTGTACTGATATTATATTATTTGACACATTTAGAGGGCGAATATAGATTACAATTTAGAAAAATACGAATACATAAAGAAATACTGTTACTTATTTTTAAAATTGGAATACCGTCCGGGCTTCAAAGTATTGTAATAACATTGTCAAATGTTTTTGCACAATATCATATTAATAGCCTTGGTGTAAATGCAATTGTTGCATTTACTGCATATTTTAAAGTAGAATTACCTATTTATCTTCCAATTGTAGCTTTCGGACAAGCAATTACAACATTTTCTGGGCAAAATATGGGTGCAGGAAATATTGAAAGGGTAAAAAAGGGAGCCAAGGTATGTATACTAATGGAAATAGGTGTAACTATAGTGTCAAGTACGCTTTTGTTGATATTTGGACGCCAAGTTTTTGGAATATTTAATCATGATAGTGTGGTAATTGATTACGGAATAAGAATAATTAACACTTCATTTCCATTTTATTGGATTTATGTTATTTTGGAAGTATTGGGAGATACTATAAGAGGTGCAGGAAAAGCAGCTCCACCAATGGTGATTATATTATCTAATATATGCATACTTAGAATTATATTGCTCTTTACTATAATGCATTTCTATCATGATGTTAGGGGAGTAGCAATTACATATCCCATAACCTGGGCAACAACAGCACTTTGTATGACTTTCTATTATTTAAAAGGTAATTGGACAAAGAAAGTAGTCGCTTTTCCCAATAAGTAA
- the nikC gene encoding nickel transporter permease → MENFTVFVKKNKLFIFLCILAVILISISLSANYIAPHDPLKTNMTNALQGRSSKFPLGTDNLGRCLLSRLLYGASTSLKMTFCLVIIIFIVGTALGTIAAYFGGIVDTIIMRFSDIFLAFPGIIFAIAIAGVLGPSSMNVVIALAVVNWVKYARVSRSLVMSVRKKEYIKGAKMGGAKEYQIILKYILPNIIPSLIVIATMDIGTMMLEISSLSFLGLGAQPPTPEWGYMLNEGRNYMQTSPGLMIYPGAAIFITVMIFNLLGDSIRDILDPNQ, encoded by the coding sequence ATGGAAAACTTTACGGTGTTTGTAAAAAAAAATAAATTATTTATATTTCTATGCATATTAGCGGTAATTTTAATTTCAATAAGTTTATCTGCGAACTACATAGCTCCTCATGATCCTCTTAAAACAAATATGACCAATGCACTTCAAGGTAGAAGCAGTAAGTTTCCATTAGGTACAGACAACCTTGGAAGATGTCTACTTTCAAGATTGTTATATGGAGCATCCACTTCTCTAAAAATGACTTTTTGTCTAGTTATAATAATATTTATAGTTGGAACAGCATTGGGAACAATAGCCGCATATTTTGGTGGTATAGTTGACACAATTATAATGAGATTTTCTGATATTTTTCTTGCTTTTCCAGGTATTATTTTTGCTATAGCTATTGCAGGAGTGCTTGGACCTAGTTCGATGAATGTTGTTATAGCTTTAGCTGTAGTGAATTGGGTTAAATATGCAAGAGTAAGTCGAAGCTTAGTAATGTCTGTAAGAAAAAAGGAGTACATTAAAGGAGCTAAAATGGGAGGTGCTAAAGAATATCAAATAATTTTAAAATATATATTACCTAATATAATACCATCGCTTATTGTAATAGCTACTATGGACATAGGAACTATGATGCTTGAAATATCATCTCTTTCATTTTTAGGTCTTGGGGCTCAGCCGCCAACTCCTGAATGGGGATATATGCTTAATGAAGGTAGAAATTACATGCAGACTTCACCAGGACTTATGATATATCCAGGTGCTGCAATATTTATAACTGTGATGATATTTAATTTACTGGGAGACAGTATAAGGGATATATTAGATCCTAATCAATGA
- a CDS encoding class I SAM-dependent methyltransferase yields MGEIESYWNNRANTYSEMISEDINSFKREAWSKIIKNKAGDNVKALDIGTGPGFFAIIMSQMGYDVTAVDCSTSMLEEAKSNTQLAGVKVKFMKGDVENLDLPVESFDLIVNRNVTWTLKEPVKAYKNWFSLLKKSGKLLIFDANWYLRLAKPELEEEYTKDIKLAVDMGYDCKTNEKQRSKCKDIARNLPLTYELRPEWDKRALTQCGFEKIIIEEDISNKIYTEEEKVAYRTAPMFSICACKY; encoded by the coding sequence ATGGGAGAAATTGAAAGCTATTGGAACAATCGGGCAAATACATATAGTGAAATGATAAGTGAGGATATAAACAGTTTTAAAAGAGAAGCCTGGAGTAAAATAATTAAAAATAAGGCGGGAGATAATGTAAAAGCATTAGACATAGGTACAGGACCTGGTTTTTTTGCAATAATCATGTCACAAATGGGATATGATGTAACTGCTGTGGATTGTTCCACAAGTATGCTTGAGGAAGCTAAATCCAATACACAGTTGGCCGGAGTAAAGGTTAAATTTATGAAAGGCGATGTGGAAAATTTGGATTTGCCTGTAGAAAGTTTTGATTTAATAGTGAATAGAAATGTTACATGGACTTTAAAGGAACCTGTAAAGGCTTACAAAAATTGGTTTAGCCTTTTAAAAAAAAGCGGGAAATTACTTATATTTGATGCAAATTGGTATTTAAGGCTGGCAAAACCTGAACTTGAAGAAGAATATACAAAGGATATAAAATTGGCTGTTGATATGGGTTATGATTGTAAAACCAATGAGAAACAGAGATCAAAGTGTAAGGATATTGCAAGGAATCTTCCACTGACGTATGAACTGCGTCCTGAATGGGATAAAAGGGCATTGACTCAATGTGGATTTGAAAAAATAATTATTGAAGAAGATATTTCAAACAAAATATATACAGAAGAAGAAAAAGTAGCTTATAGAACAGCACCCATGTTTAGTATATGTGCTTGTAAGTATTAA
- a CDS encoding ABC transporter ATP-binding protein, producing MLQEKEPILTIKNVVKQFDLQDGKKLTAVDNVSLELYSGECLGIVGESGCGKSTLANVITNLETLTSGEIIYNKRDISKLKWEELRQNRRKLQMIFQDPSESFNPRMRIGQIISEPLLNFKLMNKADAELKTKKLLQMVGISDEFMNKYPHQLSGGQKQRVAIARALSLSPEIIICDEATSALDVSVQEQVLKLLINLKKEKGLSYIFICHDLAVVRNISDRIIVMYLGRIVETIDSDRLTTAAVHPYTKALLASVFSVKKRENTEIEIIKGEPPSSSDIQPGCSFNSRCTKCRDICFKEKPELKEIEKGHLVACHLSDE from the coding sequence TTGCTTCAAGAGAAAGAACCAATATTGACAATAAAGAATGTTGTAAAGCAATTTGATTTGCAGGATGGAAAAAAGTTAACTGCAGTTGATAATGTAAGTTTAGAACTATATTCAGGAGAATGCTTGGGGATAGTTGGAGAAAGTGGCTGTGGTAAAAGTACTTTAGCAAATGTAATTACCAATTTGGAAACCTTGACTTCAGGAGAGATTATTTATAATAAGAGAGATATTTCAAAGTTGAAGTGGGAAGAACTTAGACAAAATCGAAGAAAACTCCAGATGATATTTCAAGATCCTTCTGAATCCTTCAATCCCCGTATGAGGATTGGACAAATTATAAGTGAGCCACTTTTAAATTTTAAACTTATGAATAAAGCTGATGCGGAATTGAAGACAAAGAAACTCCTTCAAATGGTGGGGATCAGTGATGAATTTATGAACAAATATCCCCATCAGCTAAGTGGAGGACAAAAGCAAAGAGTTGCAATAGCAAGAGCTCTATCTTTGTCACCCGAAATTATAATATGTGATGAAGCTACTTCTGCTTTAGATGTTTCAGTGCAGGAACAGGTGCTTAAACTTCTTATAAATTTGAAAAAAGAAAAGGGACTATCATACATTTTTATATGTCATGACTTAGCAGTGGTTAGAAATATCAGTGATAGAATTATCGTAATGTATCTTGGACGTATTGTTGAAACGATTGACAGTGATAGGCTTACTACTGCTGCAGTTCATCCATATACAAAGGCACTTTTAGCATCAGTATTTTCTGTTAAAAAAAGAGAAAATACTGAAATAGAAATAATAAAAGGTGAGCCGCCAAGCTCTTCTGATATACAGCCAGGCTGCAGTTTTAATTCCAGATGTACAAAATGTAGAGATATATGCTTTAAGGAAAAACCTGAATTAAAAGAAATAGAAAAAGGTCATTTAGTGGCCTGTCATTTATCTGATGAATAG
- a CDS encoding ABC transporter ATP-binding protein codes for MMSEEILRINNLSIKYGMQEPVVKNISMSIASKEIVGIVGESGSGKSTLIRAILGILPKGAAISSGNIIYKDKDILKHSKKEWQEIRGNRMAIVFQDAGGSLTPIKKVGNQFIESIRSHFNMSKADAYDKAVDMLGKMRLPDTKRIMNSYPFELSGGMKQRVGIAIAMTMEPEILLADEPTSALDVTVQAQVVRQMMELRDNFNTSIIIVTHNMGVASYMCDKIGVMQSGELVEWENKDEVINNPKCEYTEKLLSAIPELEECNLASRERTNIDNKECCKAI; via the coding sequence ATGATGAGCGAAGAGATTTTAAGGATAAATAATTTATCAATAAAATACGGTATGCAAGAACCTGTTGTAAAAAATATAAGCATGTCAATTGCAAGTAAGGAGATAGTAGGAATAGTTGGTGAAAGCGGCAGTGGAAAATCAACACTTATACGTGCCATACTAGGTATATTACCTAAAGGAGCTGCTATTTCTTCAGGAAATATAATTTATAAGGATAAAGATATTCTTAAGCATTCTAAGAAAGAATGGCAAGAAATACGTGGTAATAGAATGGCTATTGTTTTTCAGGATGCAGGAGGATCATTAACTCCTATTAAAAAAGTTGGTAATCAATTCATTGAAAGCATAAGAAGTCATTTTAACATGTCAAAAGCTGATGCATATGACAAAGCAGTTGATATGCTTGGAAAAATGAGACTTCCTGATACAAAGCGTATAATGAATTCTTATCCTTTTGAACTTAGTGGAGGTATGAAGCAAAGAGTAGGTATAGCTATAGCCATGACTATGGAACCAGAAATATTATTGGCAGATGAGCCAACCAGTGCTCTTGATGTAACGGTACAAGCACAGGTGGTAAGACAGATGATGGAGCTTAGAGACAATTTTAATACAAGCATAATAATAGTTACACATAATATGGGAGTAGCATCTTATATGTGCGATAAAATAGGAGTAATGCAAAGTGGTGAATTAGTTGAGTGGGAAAATAAGGATGAGGTGATAAACAATCCAAAGTGTGAGTATACTGAAAAACTTTTATCAGCAATACCTGAATTGGAGGAATGTAATCTTGCTTCAAGAGAAAGAACCAATATTGACAATAAAGAATGTTGTAAAGCAATTTGA
- a CDS encoding ABC transporter substrate-binding protein: MKIRKKLAIMLTIALLCTSFVACTSGGASDKSGNEKPKSIVFGLNTVSTNLDSAVGFNGWLVSRYGVGETLVKFNKNMKIEPLLADSWKRVDDLTWKFHIREGVKFHNGTPVTAKAVKSSLERALKVNPRTEKILLIKSITADGQNLTITTKTSNETFLGNIADPLTIIMDTNAASDTFAKSPVCTGPFKVKSYVPNSKVVVEKNKDYWGDKAQLDEATFKYIKDDNTRAMALQSGEIDVATGISGNSMSLFADKSKYNIDKVTSLRIIMSYENMNNEFLKDSAVRKAIALSVDRETYAKKLLKGAAVAAVGPFSESLPYGNKNLTGYKYDKAAAAKLLSDAGYKDTDGDGILEKNGKKLELNLAFYTSRSELPIIAQAMQANLKEIGIGTKLQAYESVPKEIKSGIFDLCLYSVNTAVTGDPQTFLEQYFRSDGSENYGKYSNPEVDSLIDKFKGQKDIQARNNIAIQVQQKLLDDNADIFIATSMLNVVSKNTVTGVRVHPDEYYLLNSKVSIK; this comes from the coding sequence ATGAAAATAAGAAAAAAATTAGCAATTATGCTTACAATAGCTTTATTATGTACAAGCTTTGTTGCTTGTACAAGCGGGGGAGCTTCTGATAAAAGTGGGAATGAAAAGCCAAAAAGTATTGTGTTTGGATTAAATACTGTTTCAACCAATTTAGATTCTGCTGTTGGGTTTAATGGTTGGTTGGTTTCCAGATACGGCGTAGGTGAAACTTTGGTTAAATTTAATAAGAATATGAAAATAGAACCTCTCCTTGCTGATTCATGGAAAAGAGTAGATGATTTGACATGGAAGTTTCATATTAGAGAAGGTGTTAAGTTCCATAATGGTACACCTGTTACGGCTAAAGCTGTAAAATCATCTCTTGAAAGAGCATTAAAGGTAAATCCAAGAACAGAAAAGATATTACTTATTAAGTCTATAACTGCAGACGGTCAGAATCTTACTATAACCACTAAAACTTCAAATGAAACATTTTTGGGGAATATTGCAGATCCTCTTACTATAATAATGGATACTAATGCTGCTTCAGACACATTTGCTAAATCTCCTGTGTGCACTGGACCTTTCAAAGTTAAATCATATGTTCCAAACTCAAAGGTGGTAGTAGAAAAAAATAAAGACTATTGGGGAGACAAAGCACAGTTAGATGAGGCAACTTTTAAATATATTAAAGATGATAATACTCGTGCAATGGCACTACAATCAGGAGAAATTGATGTTGCAACAGGCATTTCAGGCAACAGTATGTCATTATTTGCGGATAAATCTAAATATAATATAGATAAAGTTACTAGTCTAAGAATAATAATGTCATATGAAAATATGAATAATGAGTTCTTAAAAGATTCAGCAGTACGTAAGGCTATTGCTTTAAGTGTGGATAGAGAGACTTATGCTAAAAAACTTTTAAAGGGTGCTGCTGTAGCTGCAGTTGGGCCTTTTTCAGAATCTTTACCTTATGGAAATAAGAATCTTACAGGATATAAGTATGATAAAGCAGCAGCAGCTAAGCTTTTAAGCGATGCAGGATATAAAGATACAGATGGTGATGGCATATTAGAGAAAAATGGTAAGAAATTAGAACTGAATTTAGCCTTTTACACAAGTCGTTCAGAGCTTCCTATAATTGCGCAAGCAATGCAGGCAAACCTTAAAGAAATTGGTATAGGCACTAAGCTGCAAGCGTATGAATCAGTTCCTAAAGAAATAAAAAGTGGAATTTTTGATCTTTGTTTATATAGTGTAAATACTGCAGTAACAGGAGATCCACAGACATTCTTGGAGCAGTATTTTAGAAGTGATGGAAGTGAAAATTATGGGAAATATAGTAATCCAGAGGTGGATTCCCTTATTGATAAATTCAAAGGTCAAAAAGATATTCAGGCAAGAAATAATATTGCTATACAAGTACAGCAGAAACTATTGGATGACAATGCAGATATATTTATTGCTACATCAATGCTTAATGTAGTTAGTAAAAATACAGTTACTGGAGTAAGAGTGCATCCTGATGAGTATTATTTATTAAATAGTAAGGTAAGCATAAAATGA